From one Plectropomus leopardus isolate mb chromosome 8, YSFRI_Pleo_2.0, whole genome shotgun sequence genomic stretch:
- the acvrl1 gene encoding serine/threonine-protein kinase receptor R3 isoform X2, translating to MGSSALLTVVLVGAFLWISAINADSEDKGKLLCTCENNKGTCVNGTCKGDICFYTWVHGNEERGCFFASYYREQCFTSFERFFIYCCKDNLCNTFTTRPPYIDPTTTPPELNRPELWITLSLLLLITTASVCGLVLFLRFRRAHGILRNIEDHDVTMLKVPNGEEPTYGDIFDEFCTSGSGTGLPYLVQRTMARQISLVQCVGKGRYGEVWRGTWMGESVAVKIFSSRDEQSWFRETEIYNTVQLRHDNILGFIASDMTSKNSSTQLWLVTHFHELGSLYDFLQYSSLEPESCLRMCLSVACGLVHLHTEIVSSQEKPAIAHRDLKSRNILVKRNGQCCIADLGLAVIHSQSHDYLDVGNNPRVGTKRYMAPEVLDETIRTDVFESYKQTDIWALGLVFWEITRRTIVNGKKNTRPPFFDLVPLDPSFEEMKKVVCVDQQRPSLHNRLHSHPILTAIVKIMKECWYQSPPARLTALRIRKTLSKLDHDSDFSIEKLKRDI from the exons ATGGgaagctctgctctgctcacaGTGGTGCTAGTTGGGGCATTTCTGTGGATCTCTGCTATCAATGCAG ATTCTGAAGACAAAGGGAAGCTCCTGTGTACATGCGAGAATAACAAAGGGACATGCGTGAACGGGACTTGCAAAGGAGACATCTGCTTCTACACTTGGGTGCACGGCAATGAGGAGAGAGGCTGTTTCTTTGCATCTTATTACAGGGAGCAGTGCTTCACCTCCTTCGAGCGCTTCTTTATCTACTGCTGCAAAGACAACCTATGCAACACCTTCACCACACGACCTCCATACATTG ACCCGACAACAACACCCCCAGAGCTCAACCGTCCCGAGCTGTGGATCACGTTGTCCTTGCTGCTGTTAATCACGACTGCCAGCGTGTGTGGCCTGGTACTGTTCCTGCGCTTCCGACGTGCCCATGGCATACTAAGAAACATTGAAGACCATGACGTCACCATGCTTAAGGTCCCTAATGGAGAGGAGCCCACATATGGC gATATCTTTGATGAGTTTTGCACTTCAGGAAGTGGGACAGGGCTACCCTATTTGGTCCAGAGGACTATGGCCAGACAAATCTCACTTGTCCAGTGTGTTG GTAAAGGCAGGTATGGGGAGGTGTGGAGAGGGACTTGGATGGGGGAGAGTGTGGCTGTGAAGATCTTTTCCTCGAGGGATGAGCAGTCCTGGTTCAGAGAGACGGAGATCTACAACACTGTACAGCTGCGACATGACAACATACTGG GTTTCATAGCCTCTGACATGACATCCAAGAATTCCAGCACCCAGCTGTGGCTCGTCACCCACTTCCATGAGCTGGGTTCGCTGTACGACTTCCTGCAGTACAGCAGCTTGGAGCCTGAGAGCTGCCTGAGGATGTGCCTGTCTGTGGCCTGTGGCCTTGTCCACCTTCACACTGAGATCGTCAGCTCTCAGGAAAAGCCAGCTATCGCCCACCGAGACCTGAAAAGCCGTAACATTCTGGTAAAGCGAAACGGACAGTGCTGCATCGCTGACTTGG GTTTGGCTGTGATACACTCTCAGTCCCACGACTACCTTGATGTTGGCAATAACCCCCGTGTGGGGACTAAACGCTACATGGCCCCTGAAGTGCTGGATGAGACGATTCGTACAGATGTCTTTGAGTCCTACAAGCAGACTGACATCTGGGCTCTTGGCCTGGTCTTCTGGGAAATTACCCGCAGGACCATCGTCAATGGTAAAAAGAA TACCCGCCCTCCCTTCTTTGACCTGGTGCCCTTAGATCCCAGCTTTGAGGAGATGAAGAAGGTGGTGTGTGTGGACCAGCAGAGGCCCAGTCTGCACAACAGGCTCCATTCCCACCCT ATCCTAACAGCCATTGTAAAGATCATGAAGGAGTGTTGGTACCAGAGTCCACCGGCCCGCCTCACTGCCCTGCGGATAAGAAAGACGCTCTCCAAACTGGACCATGACAGCGACTTCAGCATCGAGAAACTCAAGCGGGACATCTAG
- the acvr1ba gene encoding activin A receptor type 1Ba encodes MALKEIALTLLALFGSVAVGNALRCNCTSCEKTGYECETDGACMASTYYNHGKEQHVRICINRDNLVPPGQPFYCLSAEGLLNTHCCYVDYCNSIEVPVPTKEGNWEASASSWGPVELVAVIAGPVFLLCVLLMVGVFLFQYHQRAYSHRQRLEVEDPSCDHLYLAKDKTLQDLIYDMSTSGSGSGLPLFVQRTVARTIVLQEIIGKGRFGEVWRGKWRGGDVAVKIFSSREERSWFREAEIYQTIMLRHENILGFIAADNKDNGTWTQLWLVSDYHEHGSLFDYLNRYSVTIEGMIKLALSAASGLAHLHMEILGTQGKPGIAHRDLKSKNILVKKNGMCAIADLGLAVRHESITDTIDIAPNQRVGTKRYMAPEVLDETINMKHFDSFKCADIYALGLVYWEIARRCNAGGIHEEYQLPYYDLVPSDPSIEEMRKVVCDQKLRPNVPNWWQSYESLRVMGKIMRECWYANGAARLTALRIKKTLSQLSVEEDVKM; translated from the exons ATGGCTCTGAAAGAAATTGCCCTAACGCTGCTGGCCCTGTTTGGCTCTGTGGCTGTCGGTAATG CTCTACGCTGTAACTGCACAAGCTGTGAAAAGACGGGCTATGAGTGCGAGACAGATGGCGCCTGCATGGCCTCCACATACTACAACCATGGAAAGGAGCAGCATGTACGCATCTGTATCAACCGGGACAACCTGGTCCCCCCTGGACAACCCTTCTACTGTCTGAGCGCTGAAGGCCTGCTCAACACACATTGCTGCTATGTAGATTACTGCAATAGTATTGAAGTCCCCG TCCCAACAAAGGAGGGGAACTGGGAAGCCTCAGCGAGCTCCTGGGGGCCGGTGGAGCTGGTGGCGGTCATTGCAGGGCCAGTGTTCCTTCTCTGTGTGCTGCTGATGGTTGGCGTGTTCCTGTTCCAGTATCACCAGAGGGCCTATAGTCACAGGCAGAGGCTGGAGGTGGAAGACCCATCCTGTGACCATCTGTACTTGGCCAAGGACAAGACCCTGCAGGACCTCATCTATGACATGTCCACCTCCGGATCAGGCTCTG GTTTGCCCCTGTTTGTGCAGCGGACAGTGGCCAGGACCATTGTGCTGCAGGAGATAATAGGAAAGGGTCGTTTCGGTGAGGTGTGGAGAGGGAAGTGGAGGGGAGGAGATGTGGCGGTGAAGATCTTCTCATCTAGAGAGGAGCGCTCCTGGTTCAGAGAGGCTGAGATCTACCAGACAATCATGCTGCGCCACGAAAACATCCTGGGATTCATTGCAGCAGACAATAAAG ACAATGGTACATGGACTCAGCTCTGGCTGGTATCAGACTATCATGAGCACGGCTCTCTTTTTGACTACCTGAACCGCTACTCTGTTACCATTGAGGGCATGATCAAACTGGCACTGTCAGCAGCCAGCGGACTGGCACATCTACACATGGAGATCCTCGGCACTCAGG GTAAGCCTGGCATTGCTCACCGTGACCTCAAGTCTAAAAATATCCTGGTTAAGAAGAACGGCATGTGTGCAATAGCTGACCTCGGCCTAGCAGTCCGCCACGAGTCCATCACAGACACAATCGATATAGCACCGAATCAGCGCGTGGGCACTAAGAG GTATATGGCTCCAGAAGTTCTGGATGAAACCATCAACATGAAACACTTTGATTCCTTCAAGTGTGCCGACATTTACGCGCTGGGCCTCGTGTACTGGGAGATTGCGCGTCGCTGCAACGCAGGAG GTATCCACGAGGAGTACCAGCTGCCCTACTATGACCTCGTACCCTCTGACCCCTCCATAGAAGAGATGAGGAAGGTGGTGTGTGACCAGAAACTGAGGCCAAATGTGCCCAACTGGTGGCAGAGCTATGAG TCATTACGTGTGATGGGGAAGATCATGAGGGAGTGCTGGTACGCCAATGGAGCAGCCAGACTGACGGCCCTGCGCATCAAGAAGACCCTGTCTCAGCTCAGCGTGGAGGAGGACGTCAAGATGTGA
- the acvrl1 gene encoding serine/threonine-protein kinase receptor R3 isoform X1: protein MGSSALLTVVLVGAFLWISAINADSEDKGKLLCTCENNKGTCVNGTCKGDICFYTWVHGNEERGCFFASYYREQCFTSFERFFIYCCKDNLCNTFTTRPPYIDPTTTPPELNRPELWITLSLLLLITTASVCGLVLFLRFRRAHGILRNIEDHDVTMLKVPNGEEPTYGDIFDEFCTSGSGTGLPYLVQRTMARQISLVQCVGKGRYGEVWRGTWMGESVAVKIFSSRDEQSWFRETEIYNTVQLRHDNILGFIASDMTSKNSSTQLWLVTHFHELGSLYDFLQYSSLEPESCLRMCLSVACGLVHLHTEIVSSQEKPAIAHRDLKSRNILVKRNGQCCIADLGLAVIHSQSHDYLDVGNNPRVGTKRYMAPEVLDETIRTDVFESYKQTDIWALGLVFWEITRRTIVNGIVEVPALPSLTWCP from the exons ATGGgaagctctgctctgctcacaGTGGTGCTAGTTGGGGCATTTCTGTGGATCTCTGCTATCAATGCAG ATTCTGAAGACAAAGGGAAGCTCCTGTGTACATGCGAGAATAACAAAGGGACATGCGTGAACGGGACTTGCAAAGGAGACATCTGCTTCTACACTTGGGTGCACGGCAATGAGGAGAGAGGCTGTTTCTTTGCATCTTATTACAGGGAGCAGTGCTTCACCTCCTTCGAGCGCTTCTTTATCTACTGCTGCAAAGACAACCTATGCAACACCTTCACCACACGACCTCCATACATTG ACCCGACAACAACACCCCCAGAGCTCAACCGTCCCGAGCTGTGGATCACGTTGTCCTTGCTGCTGTTAATCACGACTGCCAGCGTGTGTGGCCTGGTACTGTTCCTGCGCTTCCGACGTGCCCATGGCATACTAAGAAACATTGAAGACCATGACGTCACCATGCTTAAGGTCCCTAATGGAGAGGAGCCCACATATGGC gATATCTTTGATGAGTTTTGCACTTCAGGAAGTGGGACAGGGCTACCCTATTTGGTCCAGAGGACTATGGCCAGACAAATCTCACTTGTCCAGTGTGTTG GTAAAGGCAGGTATGGGGAGGTGTGGAGAGGGACTTGGATGGGGGAGAGTGTGGCTGTGAAGATCTTTTCCTCGAGGGATGAGCAGTCCTGGTTCAGAGAGACGGAGATCTACAACACTGTACAGCTGCGACATGACAACATACTGG GTTTCATAGCCTCTGACATGACATCCAAGAATTCCAGCACCCAGCTGTGGCTCGTCACCCACTTCCATGAGCTGGGTTCGCTGTACGACTTCCTGCAGTACAGCAGCTTGGAGCCTGAGAGCTGCCTGAGGATGTGCCTGTCTGTGGCCTGTGGCCTTGTCCACCTTCACACTGAGATCGTCAGCTCTCAGGAAAAGCCAGCTATCGCCCACCGAGACCTGAAAAGCCGTAACATTCTGGTAAAGCGAAACGGACAGTGCTGCATCGCTGACTTGG GTTTGGCTGTGATACACTCTCAGTCCCACGACTACCTTGATGTTGGCAATAACCCCCGTGTGGGGACTAAACGCTACATGGCCCCTGAAGTGCTGGATGAGACGATTCGTACAGATGTCTTTGAGTCCTACAAGCAGACTGACATCTGGGCTCTTGGCCTGGTCTTCTGGGAAATTACCCGCAGGACCATCGTCAATG GCATCGTGGAAGTACCCGCCCTCCCTTCTTTGACCTGGTGCCCTTAG